cttctccttttattatatttctcccccctaagcattacacactgctacagcaaaaagatacacaaaagaatgtatgacgttgattaatatacttagttgcatcttttagctactacaatcctggttctcaggccttgagcccaggctaagaaagcctcccgcagttactgtcccaacaatcaagttttcatggttcatatctagcccttgtccttggatagagcaatgtgtgcattgcttctacaaaacagtcaaggtgtgccctgcctgcttccaggtggaatagctaaacatgaacccttcatccccccgttttttatttaatgataattGGCCATCTCAttgtagccgtcaatttgttttgtcatgctatttaactcccagacagacaaggacataacttggggagccttccagggcaaaatttcacaaaatcttaacaaggaaggaatacattgtacacagcagcagcaaaaaataagcccaatgattacaaacacaaaataaccaaaaagctGTCGCAGCCAgtctagagagggcagccaacctgtaagccaattccaaaagccctcaaaccccagatcttggcgtatgtgtgttgtaagattggccaattcagccagtctagtttctatagagcgactattatcagttaaattaaagcaacacatgtgctgaaatgtggagcagcctagatggtgttttaggagcagaaaatcaatggctgctctgttatccaaaattgcatctcttaattcgtgttgttctgtgttaagtaaggcaatagcctgggatgttgtattaattgcctttgctgcaaagcatgccaggttatttaaagttctggctgaatatgtagcaagcgcggggaccccaacaatagaggccgctaaagcagtatactcagcacgactaaaaagctcaacatctgcaatacaatcatttaaaaggggtacacttcttttactacgaTTTTgtccagcaaaaggcaatataagggtcattctactaagacagcaaagggtgccatcacttaaatttgcaggaatataattaaaggtacGTGAGCCgcaagtaaaaaaccatcctgatggtaggatgatatggccataattataggaaacattaacagcatgggaacaatttaaaaggggttgagaaatttttcgacagcccaagggcacctttgtaccaGTGCAGTTAACTATACGCGCACAAGTAACATTGTGAGCCCCGGCCGGGTatggtgtgtggagggatatagccgtccgaggcagagtatagttggctgggccccaattagccatgctagagtactgggaggaaagattcgcataagcagagaacagtgtcttattctccatctcctcagggtgatgacatactggaataaggcatgtgcctaacaaatctccggctgctacagaattagatagacaaaagtgggtaacatttgctattgaagccaatctttcccatatgttatatgtcattcgggctcgtagCGGGGGAAGCGcgtccgagccaacccctacaggaaatagcaggcacaaaaggcacacaatcatcacagaattagcagtgatttgggcaagaatcgccacaaacaaagtctcaggagtctctggctgttgatctgctgccagccttCGTTGGGCCGCGgcaaccaatgcttttactgctccccatgtcacgggccggtttgggacactacgcctcctccgtttccgtcccgtcgttgtcgactcggggggcaacgcggtctcctccaaggtcagctgaaactctggtatgggattcaacagtccctggtgccatgccatgttgtttaagtgccggtcgcacacaccgagctggaacccacaacggtcctgcagggagagacacagcagcatatccccgaccccaagtgattagaggtactgggcccagccactgtggatcgggcagctgacgataaaagacacgcggtctttccagtacctcagatttgtgaaaatgccgatccgcaggggtctgctgatctgcattcaatgttaaattatttaaagtaaacaagaggatatgcatttgttgttgaatgtctcctaaggttcggagacgcagctccccttgttttaattgtttgtccagcaaggttttgagtgtgcgattggcacgttcaacaatggcttggctcGTAGAATTATAAGGGATGCCGtgtttaagacggacgtcccagtgggcacaaaaggtggagagggctgcagagcagtaggctggggcattatctgttttaatttggcaggggcgacccataacagaaaagcaggccagcaaatggtgaataactttgttagtggcttccccacgttgtggggttgcccaaaggaaacccgaataagtatcaacggaaacatgtaaaaacgaataggggcggaattgtggcacatgagtaacatccatttgccacagctgatttgctgcggtacctcaggggttaacggcataagaaaaggtaggagcagcagcagcacagtgggggcaggaacgaacaatggaacgtgcatgatcagcaggaatgtgaaactgccgggccaaaacagaggcagactgatgaaaaaaggcatggctttcaatggggtcagaaaaaagggaatttacctgaccacgcaacgcgcgatcggcgcgtgcattgccctcagtgagtggcccaggtagaggggtatgactgcgaatatgagcaacaaagtaagggaaatgacgagtggcaagaagatgctgcaaagacaaaaacaggcgaaggaggtctgcatccacctgaggggtaatgagggcaaggggtaaatgatcaagtacctgataaacataatgggtatccacaattaaattaaagggacaatcagcaaaaagttgaaaggccaaaataacagcagccaattctgaacgctgtgcagaacgctgaggcagggtaaaacgagaatgccaacgaggggggtcacccaactgataagtgactacacctcggtggggagagccatcagtaaaaagagtgacagcggaaacaatgggttgagagcggctaagacgatgaaCAACTAGGGGTACCTTTTGGGTAAtgaccaaccgaggatcttttggaggattgtaagaaatctctcccacataatcacaaagagcaacctgccaggccaaggaggtgtggcacaaagagtcaaattcagtacgggacaaggggagcacaatggcaactaagtcagtgccagtgagttgcactgcacggtggcgggctttacgaacaagatcagatagggcatctaaatacggataaatatttcgaggaggggtggatgaaaggtatagccattctataatagagacggctgtgtctgtacgaggtacaaacagagccgcagttggcgtatgaggggtggcaagaagaaccaatcgtaagggacggacctctgggagtctgtccacaaactgctgactcaatgctgcattgatttgtcgaatgcaggcagtatgtttttcagtgatggcaataactgcacccggtgcccgggctccacggaggagctcaaacaacggctgcagcatggAAGTGGGGAGACAaaagtagggccgaatccaatttaaatgacccaagatCTGTTGCAATTTAACAAGGGTTtggggttgaggtagaattaattccggacgaaccggagcagcataggtttgtaaaaccttatatccgaggtagtggtagggataagagcgttggattttttctggtgccactaacaggccattttggccgagaatctgagataaagattcaagctgttgtgccgtgacccggggaccacttagcaaaatgtcatccatgtaatggtagacctttagcgaAGGGTACcgggcacgaaaaggggcaagggcccgatccacaaaaagctgacacaaggttggactattttgcattccctggggcaagaccttccactgatatctttgagagggttgctgattattatattgtggcaccgtaaatgcaaatttttcacgatcttgagggcaaagggggatggtaaaaaaacaatcttttaaatctaacacacaaagttgatcggtttgaggaattaaatttggatttggcaagccaaattgcaaggggcccataggttggatgcgtttatttatttcccttaagtcatgtaacagccgccaagcacccgattttttcttaataacgaacaccggggtgttccagggactagtggagctctccagtcgctgtgcttgcaaatgctgctgtacaagcaactgaagtgcttttagcttttctagagggagggggccactggtcaatccatacgggctctaaagattgccacaccaagggtaatgcggagggcacggtgggtgagggagggttttgggccatcagatgttaatatcgagggtggtgtccaactttgtaagtaagtcacggccccaaatattaaggtggacagggagcacaaaagggcggatagtagcaagggtacggcctcccggtttagagaccgtgacccaagacaagctttggcgcccgggtttactacccccgatcccccacaattctttagaaggaaccgtaggccaactaaccggccactccagatcacgaatcaccgtaacgtcagctccagtgtccaccagccctgtaaagggaacatcatttaagagaagtgttaactgaggtttcgaggggcggactgacattgtcagagcaacaagtggagaagatgcgctgtgagacggcgagtgagacaacgtcgatccaaggccgcctccgccccgagtttgatcctcggcagctggcacctgataggggactaaaatcaattgtgcaattgaccgtccacgcgggagcgactgtggaagatgagtccacacctgaaccttaacaatgccagtgtaatcagcatcaatgacccctggaatgacaaaaaagccctgttttccagcatgtgagcgagggagaacaagacctacaaagctggcagggagaggtcccgtcacctgtgtaggtatggcacagacctcccctggcagccgaaagtcagtgtcctcctgcatgatcaaatcaagccctgcacttccagcagtcgccgccctcatagagtctatggattttaaggcagaggaacggttgtctgagtgggaaacacccccgtttggccctgggttcgggggggacccgtcgcgcggtttcccgacccgctacgacactgattagcccagtgataacctttcccacacttggggcacttctttgagggtcaggctggtgccttagatgagcggcactcccgctgaaaatgaccctccttaccacagcggtaacaacgcttcccctccttcccagtttttctgagggcggcagccagaactccagccttgtgggcatgtgtgccaatgttctggcacgcccgcagcatgtctgagagctctaaaataccagaggcttgtgctgcctggagagcacggcggcaatcctcgtttgcattttcaactgccaattttaacaggagctcgtgagctgcctcagtgttatccacctgccggaggatagcctcatgcaatctgttagtaaaatccaaaaaggactctgaggcaccctgacggatactgacaaagcttttggtaggcttgcctgaatccgggatcttcttgaaagcatgctgggcacaggtggaaataatggggaaaatggcctgagggagttgagactgcatttgaatagtagcaaactggccctcccctacCAATTGATCATAAATGATAGCCCCTGCGTGTatctgagcttggcgttctgccatctgccgaaactcactaagccaaataacatactgactaggtgataacatcatgcgcagcagcgttttccaatcctcagggattagggagtacccagtacctatcccttcaacaAGACCACGCACAAaagtgctagtcaggccaaactcacgaattgctttcctcacctctctaaccaccgagtatgacaaagtggtccaggtgcccacggggttgccctgatcatcattctgccaggtcaccgggcaaactgagagcagatcagccagctcctccgctgtaagatctgatcgagctttcgccgcgtgaaccatttgttgcaccagcgaaagcttctgagcagatgcagatgaccctccggggggccccggagcatggggccccacggaggGAGGGTGATCACGcactggctccggtggggaaggcaagggaggcggtgataatgaagacactgggggcaaggcagggagagggggggctgtgggtacgggagagggtctttccgaagcGACACACTGGGTTGTATCAGTAGAAGGGGGGATAGCTGCAACGGGAATGGCTACAGGAGCCGACGGGCGTGGCGAGAGCACCAGCCTCGTGAAAGAGGGCCTATCCGAGGTGACACGCAGTATTGCGTCgcgacagaggtgccaggcatgtaaagcctgcacgggcgcccgaggctcttcgtgcaatgtctggcccaatcgctcccagtccgctagcttaaggcttccggcttcaggataccacgggcactgggcacgcacctcctgtagcaggagagtaagtgctcgagccgggcagtcatgctgagccttacgcagcaaatactgcagctcattgcggtgttgcacttgcaaagcagagagggagcttcccatacttaccacaatgaaaaatactcaccgggatccacgaagcggatgagtgacgcgtctgaaacccttgccgggcgaggtgagtgctgagggccccacgtttgggcgccagttgtggcagttcaatgatgagacagaacacagctttatgcaagaaagcaggctggtcagctgagatgggcgttctgccctcccgccttccaccttctccttttattatatttctcccccctaagcattacacactgctacagcaaaaagatacacaaaagaatgtatgacgttgattaatatacttagttgcatcttttagctactacaatcctggttctcaggccttgagcccaggctaagaaagcctcccgcagttactgtcccaacaatcaagttttcatggttcatatctagcccttgtccttggatagagcaatgtgtgcattgcttctacaaaacagtcaaggtgtgccctgcctgcttccaggtggaatagctaaacatgaacccttcagtttcttcaggtatgttggcaacaagaagaaagccaaggaaagtgtgggccccttactgaatgaaggaggcaacctagtgacagaggatgtggaaaaagctaatgtgctcaatgctttttttgcctctgtcttcactaacaaggacagctcccagactgctgtgctgggcatcacaacatggggagtagatggccagccctctgtggagaaagaggtggttagggactatttaaaaaagctggacgtgcacaagtccatggggccagacgagttgcatccgagagtgctaaaggaattggcggctgtgattgcagagccattggccattatctttgaaaactcgtgacgaatgggggaagtcccagatgactggaaaaaggctaatgtagtgccaatctttaaaaaagggaagaaggaggatcctgggaactacaggccagtcagcctcacctcagtccctggaaaaatcatggagcaggtcctcaaggaatcaatcctgaagcacttagaggaaaggaaagtgatcaggaacagtcagcatggattcaccaagggaaggtcatgcctgactaatctaatcgccttctatgatgagattactggttctgtggatgaagggaaagcagtggatgtattgtttcttgactttagcaaagcttttgacacggtctcccacagtattcttgtcagcaagttaaagaagtacggactggatgaatgcactataaggtgggtagaaagttggctagattgtcaggctcaacgggtagtgatcaatggctccatgtctagttggcagctggtgtcaagtggagtgccccaggggtcggtcctggggccggttttgttcaatatcttcataaataatttggaggatggtgtggattgcactctcagcaaatttgcggatgatactaaactgggaggagtggtagatacgctggagggcagggataggatacagagggacctagacaaattggaggattgggccaaaagaaatctgatgaggttcaataagaataagtgcagagtcctgcacttaggacggaagaacccaatgcacagctacagactagggaccgaatggctaggcagcagttctgcggaaaaggacctaggggtgacagtggacgagaagctggatatgagtcagcagtgtgcccttgttgccaagaaggccaatggaattttgggatgtataagtaggggcatagcgagcagatcgagggatgtgatcgttcccctctattcgacattggtgaggcctcatctggagtactgtgtccagttttgggccccacactacaagaaggatgtggataaattggagggagtccagcgaagggcaacaaaaatgattaggggtctggaacacatgacttatgaggagaggctgagggaactgggattgtttagtctgcagaagagaagaatgaggcgggatttgatagctgctttcaactacctgagaggtggttccagagaggatggttctagactattctcagtggtagaagaggacagaacaaggagtaatggtctcaagttgcagtgggggaggtttaggttggatattaggaaaaacttcttcactaggagggtggtgaaacacttgaatgcattacctagggaggtggtagaatctccttccttagaagtttttaaggtcaggcttgacaaagccctggctgggatggtttagttggggattggtcctgctttgagcagagggttggactagatcacctcctgaggtcccttccaaccctgatattctatgattctatgacaaaaagcaatgggcttaaattgtagcaggAGTcatttaggttggaaattaggaaaaaaacttcctaactgtcagggttgttaagcactggaataaattgcctagggaggttgtggaatttacatcattggagatttttaagagcagtttagacaaatacctgtcaaggatgatctagataatacttagtctggCCATGAGTgttggggactggactagacaacctcttgaagtcccttccagtcccatgattaGATATGTGCTTATGAGAAGTAAAACCTTCGGTTGGACATGAGACAGTGACTTAACATCTGATGACTCTGTAAATACCTTTTGGTTACTAAGAGCCACCACGGAATGTTCATTCCAATGCCAGCAGTGGGGCGAGCACTGGTGGACAGGAGATTTGCAGCTTGCGTGTTGGAAGTGGGTTTTTCTGGGACCAGGCTGAAGGAACCAAGAATGGACTCACAAAACAGCCTAGTTCATtaggggctgtcaaggttcctcccccactctgaactctagggtacagatgtggggacctgcatgaaaaacctcctaagcttatctttaccagcttaggtcaaaacttccccaaggtacaaaatattacacccgttatccttggaatggccgctaccaccaccaaactaatactggttactggggaagagctgtttggacgcgtctttccccccaaaatacttcccaaaaccttgcaccccacttcctggacaaggtttggtaaaaagcctcaccaatttgcctaggtgactacagacccagacccttggatcttaagaacaatgaacaatcctcccaacacttgcacccccccccctctcctgggaaatgttggataaaaagcctcaccaatttgcataggtgaccacagacccaaacccttggatctgagaacaatgaaaaagcattcagtttttacaagaagacttttaataaaaaatagcagtaaatagaaataaagaaatcccccctgtaaaatcaggatggtagatatcttacagggtaattagattcaaaaacatagagaacccctctaggcaaaaccttaagttacaaaaaagatatacagacagaaatagttattctattcagcacaattcttttctcagccatttaaagaaatcataatctaacacatacctagctagattacttactaaaagttctaagcctccattcctgttctgtccctggccaagacgactacagacagacacagaccctttgtttctctccctcctcccagcttttgaaagtatcttgtctcctcattggtcattttggtcaggtgccagcgaggctacctttagcttcttaaccctttacaggtgagaggagctttcccctggccaggagggatttcaaaggggtttacccttccctttatatttatgacacgccccccaaatctcagctagggtgaaacactggctgggatttcttcctggagctctaggaaaacagagttaataagacacatgcatctctaaatatactaccaagtacataaagactaacaatattttccacatctcaaggacgattttaaccagttgattctgggaaactttcacgggagagtgcatcagccactttgttagaagctcctgagatgtgttggatgtcgaaatcaaaatcttggagagctaaactccaccgaagaagttttttgttagtttctttgacggtgtgaagccactttagtgcagcatggtcggtttgcaggtggaaacgccgtccccaaacatatgggcgtagcttttccagagcgtagacaatggcataacattctttttcagtgactgaccagttgctttccctctcagacagttttttgctgagaaacactacagggtggaattcttgatcaggtcctttctgcattaaaactgctcccacaccacgctcggatgcatctgtggttactaggaacggtttgtcaaagtctggggcccttagtacagggtcagacatgagtgtcgctttaagcttgttaaaggccttctgacactttccggtccactgaacagcatttggctgtttctttttggttaggtctgtcagtggggcagcgatttggctgtagtgcggtacaaatcgtctgta
The nucleotide sequence above comes from Caretta caretta isolate rCarCar2 chromosome 1, rCarCar1.hap1, whole genome shotgun sequence. Encoded proteins:
- the LOC142068389 gene encoding uncharacterized protein LOC142068389; the protein is MGSSLSALQVQHRNELQYLLRKAQHDCPARALTLLLQEVRAQCPWYPEAGSLKLADWERLGQTLHEEPRAPVQALHAWHLCRDAILRVTSDRPSFTRLVLSPRPSAPVAIPVAAIPPSTDTTQCVASERPSPVPTAPPLPALPPVSSLSPPPLPSPPEPVRDHPPSVGPHAPGPPGGSSASAQKLSLVQQMVHAAKARSDLTAEELADLLSVCPVTWQNDDQGNPVGTWTTLSYSVVREDRCGFQLGVCDRHLNNMAWHQGLLNPIPEFQLTLEETALPPESTTTGRKRRRRSVPNRPVTWGAVKALVAAAQRRLAADQQPETPETLFVAILAQITANSVMIVCLLCLLFPVGVGSDALPPLRARMTYNIWERLASIANVTHFCLSNSVAAGDLLGTCLIPVCHHPEEMENKTLFSAYANLSSQYSSMANWGPANYTLPRTAISLHTPYPAGAHNVTCARIVNCTGTKVPLGCRKISQPLLNCSHAVNVSYNYGHIILPSGWFFTCGSRTFNYIPANLSDGTLCCLSRMTLILPFAGQNRSKRSVPLLNDCIADVELFSRAEYTALAASIVGVPALATYSARTLNNLACFAAKAINTTSQAIALLNTEQHELRDAILDNRAAIDFLLLKHHLGCSTFQHMCCFNLTDNSRSIETRLAELANLTTHIRQDLGFEGFWNWLTGWLPSLDWLRQLFGYFVFVIIGLIFCCCCVQCIPSLLRFCEILPWKAPQVMSLSVWELNSMTKQIDGYNEMANYH